The following proteins are encoded in a genomic region of Struthio camelus isolate bStrCam1 chromosome 3, bStrCam1.hap1, whole genome shotgun sequence:
- the TMEM63B gene encoding CSC1-like protein 2 isoform X3 → MVVAILCFGEDNEAVEMLPYVIATLGSAGATCKASTCNNSTKDYCYSARIRSTVLQGLPFGGVPTVLALDFMCFLALLFVFSILRKVAWDYGRLALVTDADRRRRWQTEREEREYVASALHSDNHDRYERLTSVSSSVDFDQRDNGFCSWLTAIFRIKDDEIRDKCGGDAVHYLSFQRHIIGLLVAVGVLSVGIVLPVNFSGDLLENNAYSFGRTTIANLNSGNNLLWLHTSFAFLYLLLTVYSMRRHTSKMRYKEDDLVKRTLFINGISKYAEPEKIKKHFEEAYANCTVLEARPCYDVARLMFLDAERKKAERGRIYFTNLQSKENTPSMINPKPCGHLCCCVIRGCEEVEAIEYYTKLEEKLKEDYKREKEKVNEKPLGMAFVTFHNETITAIILKDFNACKCQGCACRGEPRASSCSESLHVSNWTVSYAPDPQNIYWEHLSIRGFIWWIRCLVINVVLFILLFFLTTPAIIITTMDKFNVTKPVEYLNNPIITQFFPTLLLWCFSALLPTIVYYSAFFEAHWTRSGENRTTMHKCYTFLIFMVLLLPSLGLSSLDVFFRWLFDKKFLAEAAVRFECVFLPDNGAFFVNYVIASAFIGNAMDLLRIPGLLMYMIRLCLARSAAERRNVKRHQAYEFQFGAAYAWMMCVFTVVMTYSITCPIIVPFGLMYMLLKHLVDRYNLYYAYLPAKLDKKIHSGAVNQVVAAPILCLFWLLFFSTMRTGFLAPTSMFTFVVLVITIVICLCHVCFGHFKYLSAHNYKIDHTEVDAIESRQNGRPATNLPAPKSAQKYIAQVLQDSSPEGEATESEEQGSQDEELINADGMNDTDFQSCEDSLIENEIHQ, encoded by the exons ATGGTGGTGGCTATCTTGTGTTTTGG ggaAGACAATGAAGCTGTAGAGATGCTTCCTTACGTGATAGCCACCCtgggctcagcaggggccacctgcaaagcctccACCTGCAACAACAGCACCAAGGATTACTGCTACAGCGCCCGCATCCgcagcacagtgctgcaggggctgccctTTGGTGGGGTGCCTACTGTCCTAGCCCTCGACTTTATGTGCTTTCTC GCACTGTTGTTTGTCTTTTCAATTCTGCGTAAAGTTGCTTGGGACTATGGACGTCTGGCCCTGGTGACTGATGCTGACAG GCGCCGACGCTGGCAGACGGAGAGAGAGGAGCGGGAATA CGTGGCTTCCGCTCTACACTCTGACAACCACGACCGCTACGAGCGCCTGACCTCTGTCTCTAGCTCTGTGGACTTTGACCAGCGGGACAAC GGTTTCTGCTCCTGGCTGACAGCAATCTTCAGGATAAA GGATGATGAGATCCGCGACAAGTGTGGGGGCGATGCGGTACATTACCTTTCCTTCCAGAGGCACATCATCGGGCTGCTGGTGGCTGTGGGCGTGCTTTCTGTGGGCATCGTGTTACCTGTCAACTTCTCAGGGGACTTGCTAG AAAACAACGCCTACAGCTTTGGGAGGACAACTATTGCCAACCTGAACTCTGG GAATAACCTGTTGTGGCTGCACACATCTTTCGCCTTCCTGTATCTGCTGCTGACGGTGTACAGCATGCGCCGACACACCTCCAAGATGCGATACAAAGAGGATGATTTG GTGAAGCGAACTCTCTTCATCAATGGGATCTCAAAGTATGCTGAGCCAGAGAAGATCAAGAAGCATTTTGA GGAGGCCTATGCCAACTGCACTGTTCTGGAGGCTCGTCCCTGCTATGACGTGGCCAGGCTGATGTTCCTTGATGCGGAGAG GAAGAAAGCTGAGCGTGGGAGAATTTACTTCACCAACCTGCAGAGCAAGGAGAATACCCCATCCATGATCAACCCCAAGCCCTGTGGCCACCTGTGCTGCTGTGTCATCAGGGGCTGTGAGGAG GTGGAGGCCATTGAGTACTACACTAAGCTGGAGGAGAAACTCAAGGAAGACTACAAGcgggagaaggagaaagtgaaCGAGAAGCCTCTGGGGATGGCCTTTGTCACCTTCCACAACGAGACCATTACAGCCAT aatCCTCAAAGACTTCAATGCTTGCAAGTGTCAGGGCTGTGCATgccggggggagccccgggcctCCTCCTGCAGCGAGTCCCTGCATGTTTCCAACTGGACTGTCAGCTATGCCCCCGACCCGCAGAACATCTACTG GGAACACCTCTCCATCCGGGGCTTCATCTGGTGGATCCGCTGCCTGGTTATCAACGTGgtcctcttcatcctcctcttcttcctcaccaCACCTGCTATCATCATCACCACTATGGACAAGTTCAATGTCACCAAGCCTGTGGAGTACCTCAAT AACCCCATCATCACTCAGTTCTTCCCCACCCTGCTGCTGTGGtgcttctctgctctgctgcccacCATTGTGTATTACTCTGCCTTCTTCGAAGCGCACTGGACCAG gtcTGGAGAGAACAGGACAACCATGCACAAGTGTTATACCTTCCTCATCTTCATGGTCTTGCTGCTGCCTTCACTGGGCCTGAGCAG CTTGGATGTGTTTTTCCGCTGGTTATTTGACAAGAAGTTCCTAGCCGAAGCTGCAGTGCGATTCGA GTGTGTGTTTCTGCCGGATAACGGGGCCTTTTTCGTGAACTACGTCATCGCCTCTGCCTTCATTGGGAATGCCATGGACCTGCTGCGCATCCCTGGCTTGCTCATGTACATGATACGCCTCTGCCTGGCCCGCTCAGCCGCAGAGCGGCGAAATGTCAAGCGA CACCAGGCCTATGAGTTTCAGTTTGGGGCGGCTTACGCGTGGATGATGTGCGTCTTCACTGTGGTCATGACGTATAGCATCACCTGTCCCATCATTGTCCCCTTCG GGCTCATGTACATGCTGCTTAAGCACCTGGTGGACCGGTACAACCTCTATTATGCCTACCTGCCTGCCAAGCTAGACAAGAAGATCCATTCGGGGGCTGTGAACCAGGTTGTGGCAGCCCCCATCCTCTGCCTCTTctggcttctcttcttctccaccATGCGCACAG GGTTCCTGGCCCCCACTTCCATGTTCACCTTTGTGGTCCTTGTGATCACCATTGTGATCTGCCTGTGTCACGTCTGCTTCGGGCACTTCAAATACCTCAGCGCTCACAACTACAAG ATTGACCACACAGAGGTGGATGCCATAGAAAGCAGGCAGAACGGGAGACCTGCCACCAACCTGCCAGCTCCCAAATCCGCA CAGAAGTACATTGCCCAGGTGCTGCAGGACTCCTCACCGGAGGGTGAAGCAACAGAGTCTGAGGAGCAGGGGTCCCAGGACGAAGAGCTCATCAACGCGGATGGCATGAATGACACGGATTTCCAGTCGTGTGAGGACAGCCTGATAGAGAACGAGATCCACCAGTAG
- the TMEM63B gene encoding CSC1-like protein 2 isoform X2, with amino-acid sequence MPLFQRSIPVLSPRKEDNEAVEMLPYVIATLGSAGATCKASTCNNSTKDYCYSARIRSTVLQGLPFGGVPTVLALDFMCFLALLFVFSILRKVAWDYGRLALVTDADRRRRWQTEREEREYVASALHSDNHDRYERLTSVSSSVDFDQRDNGFCSWLTAIFRIKDDEIRDKCGGDAVHYLSFQRHIIGLLVAVGVLSVGIVLPVNFSGDLLENNAYSFGRTTIANLNSGNNLLWLHTSFAFLYLLLTVYSMRRHTSKMRYKEDDLVKRTLFINGISKYAEPEKIKKHFEEAYANCTVLEARPCYDVARLMFLDAERKKAERGRIYFTNLQSKENTPSMINPKPCGHLCCCVIRGCEEVEAIEYYTKLEEKLKEDYKREKEKVNEKPLGMAFVTFHNETITAIILKDFNACKCQGCACRGEPRASSCSESLHVSNWTVSYAPDPQNIYWEHLSIRGFIWWIRCLVINVVLFILLFFLTTPAIIITTMDKFNVTKPVEYLNNPIITQFFPTLLLWCFSALLPTIVYYSAFFEAHWTRSGENRTTMHKCYTFLIFMVLLLPSLGLSSLDVFFRWLFDKKFLAEAAVRFECVFLPDNGAFFVNYVIASAFIGNAMDLLRIPGLLMYMIRLCLARSAAERRNVKRHQAYEFQFGAAYAWMMCVFTVVMTYSITCPIIVPFGLMYMLLKHLVDRYNLYYAYLPAKLDKKIHSGAVNQVVAAPILCLFWLLFFSTMRTGFLAPTSMFTFVVLVITIVICLCHVCFGHFKYLSAHNYKIDHTEVDAIESRQNGRPATNLPAPKSAQKYIAQVLQDSSPEGEATESEEQGSQDEELINADGMNDTDFQSCEDSLIENEIHQ; translated from the exons ggaAGACAATGAAGCTGTAGAGATGCTTCCTTACGTGATAGCCACCCtgggctcagcaggggccacctgcaaagcctccACCTGCAACAACAGCACCAAGGATTACTGCTACAGCGCCCGCATCCgcagcacagtgctgcaggggctgccctTTGGTGGGGTGCCTACTGTCCTAGCCCTCGACTTTATGTGCTTTCTC GCACTGTTGTTTGTCTTTTCAATTCTGCGTAAAGTTGCTTGGGACTATGGACGTCTGGCCCTGGTGACTGATGCTGACAG GCGCCGACGCTGGCAGACGGAGAGAGAGGAGCGGGAATA CGTGGCTTCCGCTCTACACTCTGACAACCACGACCGCTACGAGCGCCTGACCTCTGTCTCTAGCTCTGTGGACTTTGACCAGCGGGACAAC GGTTTCTGCTCCTGGCTGACAGCAATCTTCAGGATAAA GGATGATGAGATCCGCGACAAGTGTGGGGGCGATGCGGTACATTACCTTTCCTTCCAGAGGCACATCATCGGGCTGCTGGTGGCTGTGGGCGTGCTTTCTGTGGGCATCGTGTTACCTGTCAACTTCTCAGGGGACTTGCTAG AAAACAACGCCTACAGCTTTGGGAGGACAACTATTGCCAACCTGAACTCTGG GAATAACCTGTTGTGGCTGCACACATCTTTCGCCTTCCTGTATCTGCTGCTGACGGTGTACAGCATGCGCCGACACACCTCCAAGATGCGATACAAAGAGGATGATTTG GTGAAGCGAACTCTCTTCATCAATGGGATCTCAAAGTATGCTGAGCCAGAGAAGATCAAGAAGCATTTTGA GGAGGCCTATGCCAACTGCACTGTTCTGGAGGCTCGTCCCTGCTATGACGTGGCCAGGCTGATGTTCCTTGATGCGGAGAG GAAGAAAGCTGAGCGTGGGAGAATTTACTTCACCAACCTGCAGAGCAAGGAGAATACCCCATCCATGATCAACCCCAAGCCCTGTGGCCACCTGTGCTGCTGTGTCATCAGGGGCTGTGAGGAG GTGGAGGCCATTGAGTACTACACTAAGCTGGAGGAGAAACTCAAGGAAGACTACAAGcgggagaaggagaaagtgaaCGAGAAGCCTCTGGGGATGGCCTTTGTCACCTTCCACAACGAGACCATTACAGCCAT aatCCTCAAAGACTTCAATGCTTGCAAGTGTCAGGGCTGTGCATgccggggggagccccgggcctCCTCCTGCAGCGAGTCCCTGCATGTTTCCAACTGGACTGTCAGCTATGCCCCCGACCCGCAGAACATCTACTG GGAACACCTCTCCATCCGGGGCTTCATCTGGTGGATCCGCTGCCTGGTTATCAACGTGgtcctcttcatcctcctcttcttcctcaccaCACCTGCTATCATCATCACCACTATGGACAAGTTCAATGTCACCAAGCCTGTGGAGTACCTCAAT AACCCCATCATCACTCAGTTCTTCCCCACCCTGCTGCTGTGGtgcttctctgctctgctgcccacCATTGTGTATTACTCTGCCTTCTTCGAAGCGCACTGGACCAG gtcTGGAGAGAACAGGACAACCATGCACAAGTGTTATACCTTCCTCATCTTCATGGTCTTGCTGCTGCCTTCACTGGGCCTGAGCAG CTTGGATGTGTTTTTCCGCTGGTTATTTGACAAGAAGTTCCTAGCCGAAGCTGCAGTGCGATTCGA GTGTGTGTTTCTGCCGGATAACGGGGCCTTTTTCGTGAACTACGTCATCGCCTCTGCCTTCATTGGGAATGCCATGGACCTGCTGCGCATCCCTGGCTTGCTCATGTACATGATACGCCTCTGCCTGGCCCGCTCAGCCGCAGAGCGGCGAAATGTCAAGCGA CACCAGGCCTATGAGTTTCAGTTTGGGGCGGCTTACGCGTGGATGATGTGCGTCTTCACTGTGGTCATGACGTATAGCATCACCTGTCCCATCATTGTCCCCTTCG GGCTCATGTACATGCTGCTTAAGCACCTGGTGGACCGGTACAACCTCTATTATGCCTACCTGCCTGCCAAGCTAGACAAGAAGATCCATTCGGGGGCTGTGAACCAGGTTGTGGCAGCCCCCATCCTCTGCCTCTTctggcttctcttcttctccaccATGCGCACAG GGTTCCTGGCCCCCACTTCCATGTTCACCTTTGTGGTCCTTGTGATCACCATTGTGATCTGCCTGTGTCACGTCTGCTTCGGGCACTTCAAATACCTCAGCGCTCACAACTACAAG ATTGACCACACAGAGGTGGATGCCATAGAAAGCAGGCAGAACGGGAGACCTGCCACCAACCTGCCAGCTCCCAAATCCGCA CAGAAGTACATTGCCCAGGTGCTGCAGGACTCCTCACCGGAGGGTGAAGCAACAGAGTCTGAGGAGCAGGGGTCCCAGGACGAAGAGCTCATCAACGCGGATGGCATGAATGACACGGATTTCCAGTCGTGTGAGGACAGCCTGATAGAGAACGAGATCCACCAGTAG
- the TMEM63B gene encoding CSC1-like protein 2 isoform X1 — translation MLTFSLFLACAWVLCRLTARQTLLYKPEEGVLQISLVMPLFQRSIPVLSPRKEDNEAVEMLPYVIATLGSAGATCKASTCNNSTKDYCYSARIRSTVLQGLPFGGVPTVLALDFMCFLALLFVFSILRKVAWDYGRLALVTDADRRRRWQTEREEREYVASALHSDNHDRYERLTSVSSSVDFDQRDNGFCSWLTAIFRIKDDEIRDKCGGDAVHYLSFQRHIIGLLVAVGVLSVGIVLPVNFSGDLLENNAYSFGRTTIANLNSGNNLLWLHTSFAFLYLLLTVYSMRRHTSKMRYKEDDLVKRTLFINGISKYAEPEKIKKHFEEAYANCTVLEARPCYDVARLMFLDAERKKAERGRIYFTNLQSKENTPSMINPKPCGHLCCCVIRGCEEVEAIEYYTKLEEKLKEDYKREKEKVNEKPLGMAFVTFHNETITAIILKDFNACKCQGCACRGEPRASSCSESLHVSNWTVSYAPDPQNIYWEHLSIRGFIWWIRCLVINVVLFILLFFLTTPAIIITTMDKFNVTKPVEYLNNPIITQFFPTLLLWCFSALLPTIVYYSAFFEAHWTRSGENRTTMHKCYTFLIFMVLLLPSLGLSSLDVFFRWLFDKKFLAEAAVRFECVFLPDNGAFFVNYVIASAFIGNAMDLLRIPGLLMYMIRLCLARSAAERRNVKRHQAYEFQFGAAYAWMMCVFTVVMTYSITCPIIVPFGLMYMLLKHLVDRYNLYYAYLPAKLDKKIHSGAVNQVVAAPILCLFWLLFFSTMRTGFLAPTSMFTFVVLVITIVICLCHVCFGHFKYLSAHNYKIDHTEVDAIESRQNGRPATNLPAPKSAKYIAQVLQDSSPEGEATESEEQGSQDEELINADGMNDTDFQSCEDSLIENEIHQ, via the exons ggaAGACAATGAAGCTGTAGAGATGCTTCCTTACGTGATAGCCACCCtgggctcagcaggggccacctgcaaagcctccACCTGCAACAACAGCACCAAGGATTACTGCTACAGCGCCCGCATCCgcagcacagtgctgcaggggctgccctTTGGTGGGGTGCCTACTGTCCTAGCCCTCGACTTTATGTGCTTTCTC GCACTGTTGTTTGTCTTTTCAATTCTGCGTAAAGTTGCTTGGGACTATGGACGTCTGGCCCTGGTGACTGATGCTGACAG GCGCCGACGCTGGCAGACGGAGAGAGAGGAGCGGGAATA CGTGGCTTCCGCTCTACACTCTGACAACCACGACCGCTACGAGCGCCTGACCTCTGTCTCTAGCTCTGTGGACTTTGACCAGCGGGACAAC GGTTTCTGCTCCTGGCTGACAGCAATCTTCAGGATAAA GGATGATGAGATCCGCGACAAGTGTGGGGGCGATGCGGTACATTACCTTTCCTTCCAGAGGCACATCATCGGGCTGCTGGTGGCTGTGGGCGTGCTTTCTGTGGGCATCGTGTTACCTGTCAACTTCTCAGGGGACTTGCTAG AAAACAACGCCTACAGCTTTGGGAGGACAACTATTGCCAACCTGAACTCTGG GAATAACCTGTTGTGGCTGCACACATCTTTCGCCTTCCTGTATCTGCTGCTGACGGTGTACAGCATGCGCCGACACACCTCCAAGATGCGATACAAAGAGGATGATTTG GTGAAGCGAACTCTCTTCATCAATGGGATCTCAAAGTATGCTGAGCCAGAGAAGATCAAGAAGCATTTTGA GGAGGCCTATGCCAACTGCACTGTTCTGGAGGCTCGTCCCTGCTATGACGTGGCCAGGCTGATGTTCCTTGATGCGGAGAG GAAGAAAGCTGAGCGTGGGAGAATTTACTTCACCAACCTGCAGAGCAAGGAGAATACCCCATCCATGATCAACCCCAAGCCCTGTGGCCACCTGTGCTGCTGTGTCATCAGGGGCTGTGAGGAG GTGGAGGCCATTGAGTACTACACTAAGCTGGAGGAGAAACTCAAGGAAGACTACAAGcgggagaaggagaaagtgaaCGAGAAGCCTCTGGGGATGGCCTTTGTCACCTTCCACAACGAGACCATTACAGCCAT aatCCTCAAAGACTTCAATGCTTGCAAGTGTCAGGGCTGTGCATgccggggggagccccgggcctCCTCCTGCAGCGAGTCCCTGCATGTTTCCAACTGGACTGTCAGCTATGCCCCCGACCCGCAGAACATCTACTG GGAACACCTCTCCATCCGGGGCTTCATCTGGTGGATCCGCTGCCTGGTTATCAACGTGgtcctcttcatcctcctcttcttcctcaccaCACCTGCTATCATCATCACCACTATGGACAAGTTCAATGTCACCAAGCCTGTGGAGTACCTCAAT AACCCCATCATCACTCAGTTCTTCCCCACCCTGCTGCTGTGGtgcttctctgctctgctgcccacCATTGTGTATTACTCTGCCTTCTTCGAAGCGCACTGGACCAG gtcTGGAGAGAACAGGACAACCATGCACAAGTGTTATACCTTCCTCATCTTCATGGTCTTGCTGCTGCCTTCACTGGGCCTGAGCAG CTTGGATGTGTTTTTCCGCTGGTTATTTGACAAGAAGTTCCTAGCCGAAGCTGCAGTGCGATTCGA GTGTGTGTTTCTGCCGGATAACGGGGCCTTTTTCGTGAACTACGTCATCGCCTCTGCCTTCATTGGGAATGCCATGGACCTGCTGCGCATCCCTGGCTTGCTCATGTACATGATACGCCTCTGCCTGGCCCGCTCAGCCGCAGAGCGGCGAAATGTCAAGCGA CACCAGGCCTATGAGTTTCAGTTTGGGGCGGCTTACGCGTGGATGATGTGCGTCTTCACTGTGGTCATGACGTATAGCATCACCTGTCCCATCATTGTCCCCTTCG GGCTCATGTACATGCTGCTTAAGCACCTGGTGGACCGGTACAACCTCTATTATGCCTACCTGCCTGCCAAGCTAGACAAGAAGATCCATTCGGGGGCTGTGAACCAGGTTGTGGCAGCCCCCATCCTCTGCCTCTTctggcttctcttcttctccaccATGCGCACAG GGTTCCTGGCCCCCACTTCCATGTTCACCTTTGTGGTCCTTGTGATCACCATTGTGATCTGCCTGTGTCACGTCTGCTTCGGGCACTTCAAATACCTCAGCGCTCACAACTACAAG ATTGACCACACAGAGGTGGATGCCATAGAAAGCAGGCAGAACGGGAGACCTGCCACCAACCTGCCAGCTCCCAAATCCGCA AAGTACATTGCCCAGGTGCTGCAGGACTCCTCACCGGAGGGTGAAGCAACAGAGTCTGAGGAGCAGGGGTCCCAGGACGAAGAGCTCATCAACGCGGATGGCATGAATGACACGGATTTCCAGTCGTGTGAGGACAGCCTGATAGAGAACGAGATCCACCAGTAG
- the TMEM63B gene encoding CSC1-like protein 2 isoform X5, which translates to MLPYVIATLGSAGATCKASTCNNSTKDYCYSARIRSTVLQGLPFGGVPTVLALDFMCFLALLFVFSILRKVAWDYGRLALVTDADRRRRWQTEREEREYVASALHSDNHDRYERLTSVSSSVDFDQRDNGFCSWLTAIFRIKDDEIRDKCGGDAVHYLSFQRHIIGLLVAVGVLSVGIVLPVNFSGDLLENNAYSFGRTTIANLNSGNNLLWLHTSFAFLYLLLTVYSMRRHTSKMRYKEDDLVKRTLFINGISKYAEPEKIKKHFEEAYANCTVLEARPCYDVARLMFLDAERKKAERGRIYFTNLQSKENTPSMINPKPCGHLCCCVIRGCEEVEAIEYYTKLEEKLKEDYKREKEKVNEKPLGMAFVTFHNETITAIILKDFNACKCQGCACRGEPRASSCSESLHVSNWTVSYAPDPQNIYWEHLSIRGFIWWIRCLVINVVLFILLFFLTTPAIIITTMDKFNVTKPVEYLNNPIITQFFPTLLLWCFSALLPTIVYYSAFFEAHWTRSGENRTTMHKCYTFLIFMVLLLPSLGLSSLDVFFRWLFDKKFLAEAAVRFECVFLPDNGAFFVNYVIASAFIGNAMDLLRIPGLLMYMIRLCLARSAAERRNVKRHQAYEFQFGAAYAWMMCVFTVVMTYSITCPIIVPFGLMYMLLKHLVDRYNLYYAYLPAKLDKKIHSGAVNQVVAAPILCLFWLLFFSTMRTGFLAPTSMFTFVVLVITIVICLCHVCFGHFKYLSAHNYKIDHTEVDAIESRQNGRPATNLPAPKSAKYIAQVLQDSSPEGEATESEEQGSQDEELINADGMNDTDFQSCEDSLIENEIHQ; encoded by the exons ATGCTTCCTTACGTGATAGCCACCCtgggctcagcaggggccacctgcaaagcctccACCTGCAACAACAGCACCAAGGATTACTGCTACAGCGCCCGCATCCgcagcacagtgctgcaggggctgccctTTGGTGGGGTGCCTACTGTCCTAGCCCTCGACTTTATGTGCTTTCTC GCACTGTTGTTTGTCTTTTCAATTCTGCGTAAAGTTGCTTGGGACTATGGACGTCTGGCCCTGGTGACTGATGCTGACAG GCGCCGACGCTGGCAGACGGAGAGAGAGGAGCGGGAATA CGTGGCTTCCGCTCTACACTCTGACAACCACGACCGCTACGAGCGCCTGACCTCTGTCTCTAGCTCTGTGGACTTTGACCAGCGGGACAAC GGTTTCTGCTCCTGGCTGACAGCAATCTTCAGGATAAA GGATGATGAGATCCGCGACAAGTGTGGGGGCGATGCGGTACATTACCTTTCCTTCCAGAGGCACATCATCGGGCTGCTGGTGGCTGTGGGCGTGCTTTCTGTGGGCATCGTGTTACCTGTCAACTTCTCAGGGGACTTGCTAG AAAACAACGCCTACAGCTTTGGGAGGACAACTATTGCCAACCTGAACTCTGG GAATAACCTGTTGTGGCTGCACACATCTTTCGCCTTCCTGTATCTGCTGCTGACGGTGTACAGCATGCGCCGACACACCTCCAAGATGCGATACAAAGAGGATGATTTG GTGAAGCGAACTCTCTTCATCAATGGGATCTCAAAGTATGCTGAGCCAGAGAAGATCAAGAAGCATTTTGA GGAGGCCTATGCCAACTGCACTGTTCTGGAGGCTCGTCCCTGCTATGACGTGGCCAGGCTGATGTTCCTTGATGCGGAGAG GAAGAAAGCTGAGCGTGGGAGAATTTACTTCACCAACCTGCAGAGCAAGGAGAATACCCCATCCATGATCAACCCCAAGCCCTGTGGCCACCTGTGCTGCTGTGTCATCAGGGGCTGTGAGGAG GTGGAGGCCATTGAGTACTACACTAAGCTGGAGGAGAAACTCAAGGAAGACTACAAGcgggagaaggagaaagtgaaCGAGAAGCCTCTGGGGATGGCCTTTGTCACCTTCCACAACGAGACCATTACAGCCAT aatCCTCAAAGACTTCAATGCTTGCAAGTGTCAGGGCTGTGCATgccggggggagccccgggcctCCTCCTGCAGCGAGTCCCTGCATGTTTCCAACTGGACTGTCAGCTATGCCCCCGACCCGCAGAACATCTACTG GGAACACCTCTCCATCCGGGGCTTCATCTGGTGGATCCGCTGCCTGGTTATCAACGTGgtcctcttcatcctcctcttcttcctcaccaCACCTGCTATCATCATCACCACTATGGACAAGTTCAATGTCACCAAGCCTGTGGAGTACCTCAAT AACCCCATCATCACTCAGTTCTTCCCCACCCTGCTGCTGTGGtgcttctctgctctgctgcccacCATTGTGTATTACTCTGCCTTCTTCGAAGCGCACTGGACCAG gtcTGGAGAGAACAGGACAACCATGCACAAGTGTTATACCTTCCTCATCTTCATGGTCTTGCTGCTGCCTTCACTGGGCCTGAGCAG CTTGGATGTGTTTTTCCGCTGGTTATTTGACAAGAAGTTCCTAGCCGAAGCTGCAGTGCGATTCGA GTGTGTGTTTCTGCCGGATAACGGGGCCTTTTTCGTGAACTACGTCATCGCCTCTGCCTTCATTGGGAATGCCATGGACCTGCTGCGCATCCCTGGCTTGCTCATGTACATGATACGCCTCTGCCTGGCCCGCTCAGCCGCAGAGCGGCGAAATGTCAAGCGA CACCAGGCCTATGAGTTTCAGTTTGGGGCGGCTTACGCGTGGATGATGTGCGTCTTCACTGTGGTCATGACGTATAGCATCACCTGTCCCATCATTGTCCCCTTCG GGCTCATGTACATGCTGCTTAAGCACCTGGTGGACCGGTACAACCTCTATTATGCCTACCTGCCTGCCAAGCTAGACAAGAAGATCCATTCGGGGGCTGTGAACCAGGTTGTGGCAGCCCCCATCCTCTGCCTCTTctggcttctcttcttctccaccATGCGCACAG GGTTCCTGGCCCCCACTTCCATGTTCACCTTTGTGGTCCTTGTGATCACCATTGTGATCTGCCTGTGTCACGTCTGCTTCGGGCACTTCAAATACCTCAGCGCTCACAACTACAAG ATTGACCACACAGAGGTGGATGCCATAGAAAGCAGGCAGAACGGGAGACCTGCCACCAACCTGCCAGCTCCCAAATCCGCA AAGTACATTGCCCAGGTGCTGCAGGACTCCTCACCGGAGGGTGAAGCAACAGAGTCTGAGGAGCAGGGGTCCCAGGACGAAGAGCTCATCAACGCGGATGGCATGAATGACACGGATTTCCAGTCGTGTGAGGACAGCCTGATAGAGAACGAGATCCACCAGTAG